CCTAGCTAACCCTAGTTTAATTAGGCTTAGGTTTGTCGTAACTTTGTGTTGTTCCTCAAGCACGAGTACTGCTGAGGTTTCTATCTGAAAacacaaaactaaaattaagaAACCATAAAATATTTCATTACACAAGGAAGCAGCAACCACCGGCTTCTCGTGGCACCTAATAAATTGCACCTCTTGTATTGTGAACATACATGCATGTGTTCCCTCGTGATCGATGGGATTTGGAAAACATAGAAATTAGAGTTTGATGATTTTCCCAGCTGCAATGTAAGTGtagttgatttaattttttttactactaCTACTAGTATATTAATTGCAGTACGCATAACTTAAGTTCCCGCCTAATTTGTGTATTTTATTATTGGTTTAATAAATCAGAagacccctgtaattgtaaagggaatcaaatccaggatctagaaaatttttgcatcaaattgggtccctagaatttttttttaattcaattaaggccaaagtgtgccagcatTCAATTTTATCCCAATCATCAATTCAACGTGACTTTTataaaattttttaattaaaaaaaataaaaaaatatttttaattccaactcaattatttaatcatgaaaaaaaattaaaaacttaataaaaacccTTCTCTAATaatcctttaattcttcaacaAAGGACTCATATATCATTCATCATCAAAGACCCATatctccttcatcttcctcatcatCAAAGACTCAgatctcctctttctctctttctctttttcgtGATGGGGGTTGGGTTTCGGGTTGGGGTGAGGGGGTGAGGTTGCAGGTTGCAGGTTGCGGGGTTGGGGGTGGAGGTGTGAgtgagggtgaggttgcaggtgggtggGTGTTGGGGTTGAGGGCTGCGGGTGAGGGTGAGATTTGGAGGGTGCgagtgagggtgagggtgaggttgcaggttGGGGTTTGAGGGTGGAGGTGAGGTTGCAagtgggtgagggtgaggttgcaaCGGGTTGGGATTTGGGGgagggtgaggttgcaggtgggtgagggtgaggttgcagCGGGTTGGTGTttgggggtgagggtgaggttgcaggtggtGGGTGTTGGGGTTGAGGTTGCAGCCTCGCAGGTGGCTGGGTTTAGGGTAGAATGGTGAGATGGTGAGATGAATTTGGGTAGATGAAGATGTGAGTGAGTTTTCACTGGTTTCTCTGCACTGTATTGCCTCTTCCTCTGAGAGAGTGAGTGAGTTTTCACTGCATTTGGCGCTCGCTTCATGCTGTCCTTGTCCAACCCATGTCCTGCAACCCGTGGTTGCCTCGCCCTGATCAACTGCCTAACTTGGCCCTTCAGAGATAAACAGTTACTGGTTTTATGGCCCCCCAGGTtgtgatattcacaccacttggaCCTACCCTTGACGTCGTGCCAGGGGTCAATTCCGTACTCGCCATCCTCGCCTGTTTCCGCAACCTTCGCCTCCAGGAGTGACTTTGCCGATTCATCGCCCGTGTTCCCCTTTGGCCTCTTTCGTCGGCGAAAGTTAGTTGCCTGCCGAGAGTGCTTGCGCTCCATGCTATCTTTTCTCGAATAGAGTGGCTTTCCCTTGAATTCCTTAATTAATTGGCCAACTTCCTTAACCTTCAGCACATTACTTGCTTCCTTGTCCTGTATCTGTTTCCTCACTAGCGACACCTTTGCCGCCTTCAACCGTTTCCTCTTACATGCgtcgtcttcttcttctatgATGTAGTCTCTCGCTCGGGTGCGTACCTCTGTCATCGAGCGCGCTGGTTTCCTACCCAGCTGGCAGCTCAGCTTTCCTGACGACAATCCGCTCTTAAAAGCGCATACGCATGTCCGGGGTTCCGCCTCTTCAAATCTTGCGGACGCGGCGCTGTACCGTTCCATGTACTGCTTCAACGACCTCGCCGGCAGAGAACTATCCCAGGAATTTCGACTCAAAGTCGCGGAACTTCTTTATGGATCCCCGTGGCAGGGCCATAAACCAGGTCATTGCTGCGCCTCGGAATGTGGACGGAAGCATTCTACACTTTACCGCATCAGGAACCGCGCTTATCGTCATCTTCACATTGAAACGTAGCAGATGATCTTGAGGATAGGTTCGTCCGTCGTACGTCTCCAACACGAGGCTTGTCATACCGTCTGGTATGGTCACCTCTCGCACCGCTGCCGAGAATGGTATGACCTCCGCAACAGCCTCagcctccttctcctcctcattCCACTGCTTAAGGTGATAGTATTCCAATTGCTCCTGCAAACACTCATTTTGCagttgttggtcaattcgcaagtgtacgaatacctccgggttttaaattatcgaaccacagggaattagattgcaaattcagtttaagattcaagtttaaggttgaaaagcaagtaaaattcagttttaataattggttgtttcttgagtttgtaaaaagacaagtaatcaagtaataaagcgattgaaaaacagagatgaaattgccttgggttcttgttcaactaattcagttttagcaaaccttcctattcaattaatcctgagtctctccttgatgttctagcctagctagttatctttcgatgcctcgcaaagaaaacccttcctaatcaaaagataggttcaattccttgataacctaaacaattgctagaagcactaatcatacaaatcaggccaacaaaccccaacccttcctctattcctagtagcaagtatagaaggagtaatctcacaacaagtcccaattctataacaaactatcgttatgattatagaaaagtaagaagctagcatgcattcaagcttgaaagataaagcatagaagtgagattcaagggtttactcagaatatcatgaatagaaaaggattgaaagctaaaacattcaaagtcttacaaagaacccaaagcaaaaggcgtttttagccaaacatggctatgaaatccatgctagaaaataaagataaaacctggaacataagacCTAGGGAGAGCTCCCAAAGCTCTAGAACTCaactctctcttctaacttatgaaaatatcaaaaaatgacaaaaggCCCCAAGAGAAATGTCTGAAAACCATTTTATAGGCGAAACaggcgagtctgggcgctcaggcgccaattcagcgCGCCTGAGCGCGAATTGCATGCAAAAATTTGCTCTCTGGaccttaattggcgcctaggcgcccattcccagcgcctaggcgcttaagctcgcctgaaaaggactttttggcttctgaaactcctcttttcaatcctctttaagttctccatcaattccatgcttcttggccttctttctccttcagtttctgctctccaaacctaaccaacaagtcaaggaagattctagaagctccaagagctcattagcacaagaggtccttcaattaacacaataaaaccatgcaagtcataaacttacttaaaatgcaagaaaactccctaaaaaaactacaaaattaccaaaacgaagaaaagactcaaagaaagataaaaatgcatgagaatgcatgaaacactacatgagactcaacaaaaagactcaaaacaaagaaagaatgaCCCTAAATACACCACTAAACAAGGGTCATCAGCAGTCTTAAGTCGCCACTGAATGCACGACGTGCCTCCGCACGACGATGTCTATCTAACCTTGCGGTGCGCGGGGAAGAAACGTGGCTCCGCTCCGGTTCCTCGCTACACCGTTGGCAAAACGATTCCATCAGGCTCCGTCGATGAACCCAGAATTCGACCAAAAATCTTCAAATCGTAGTAAACCTCACAGAAAATCGAATTTTTCTAAACCAAAttgcaatccacgtagtccgggaatcaaaatctaccgatccccacagacgacgcaaaatgttccatcatgaacattgagatgaggtatagtacctaagatgtatggaacgtgatgtgagattcctcaagagaatgagagcgtaaccacTTTAAAGAgggaaagtaactgaatttcaatcttgttatttcctCAATGAGttaagagtcctttacattCGGTATCACTCCCCTATTTATATCtagtgggccggttgggcctccgggatgaaGGCTCAGGTCCCTGGTCCGCTCCTCGCCTTAGACCAGTGcttctgggcgagggaccctagggtctcgcccagtccaataaccaaaccaaaccaactcAATCTCAATGGGGTTCATTCAAGTTGAGTGCAAaatgaaatattattattttaaactttgcacaaaatttattttaaaaaatgtgaaaagtgataaaagaaattatagaaaCATAAATATTGGTGTGAACATGTGGTAAGTTTTCCAAAGATGGGGAAAAGTGTGGGAGGTGTTTATCCCTGAAAAGAGAGACGACACTGGATGGAGATTCGAGTTTGTTAGATTTCAAGACGTAAGGGATGCACAAAAATTGGGGAAGAAACTCGATCAAATTATTATCGGGAGGGAGAAGATTCATGTGAATATTCTGAGATATAGAGCGCACCGATGGGAAGAGGCTAAAGAAAGAACCCAGGCTGAAAATGTTGTTAAATGTACTGATACTCTATCACTAGGGAGAAGCAGGATGACGCCGGGTATGTCGTATCGCAGGTACTTAAATCAAATCCAGAACAAGGAGAAAAGGCTCTAAATCAGGGGTCGACGAAGGTGGGAAGAATTGAGACCGAGGATAAGATTGAGGATTGGTTAGCTCATAGCACGATTAGTAGATTGATCAGGAATCTTGAGATGACTGAGTCATTACAGGAAGCATTGATCCTTGAAGGGCTTGGTagaatgaaagtgaggtatATGGGGTAGACTTGGTACTTTAATCAATGGCAGACAATGAGAAACTGGATGAGGTAGTTAAGAGCGCAGAGGGATGGCTGAATTCAGTGTTTCTTCCTTGAAACCTTGGGGTCCTTCAGAGGTTCCCAAAGACAAAGTTGTGTCTGTCAGGTGTTTGGGACTACCTTTACATCTCTGGCGAAAGGATTGTTTTGAGAATTTGGTGAATCCCGTTGAAAAGATAATAATAGTATATGAGAAAACAGATTTAAGGCACGGTTGGATTTTTCCCAAATAAAAATTCAGAAACCGTGTTTAGCACCAATCTCTCTAGTAGTCGATGAGGAGCACAACGGTCACAAATATAGTGTGCAGGTTGCAGAGGAAGGAAATAGGATGGATCATTTTTGTAGTTGTAGAGCCAGTGAACCATTGGAAGACAACAAGTCATCCTTGAGGTGTTTTAACGGGTCGAAGGAAGCTTGTGCGCCGTCAGAGTTTGCTGATGGCGACGGTAGTTAGAAAGGCCAAGCAATCGAAACGTTGGAAGAAGAAGCATCAACGACAGCCTTGCATGCATTAAAGACATCACTTAATAACTGGAAAAGTTGTAATAATGACACAATACCTGAGGTGGTTGTAGATACCCAGGGACAATCTAATGATTGGAACAAGAATCTTGGAGAAAAGCATTTTGAAGTGTAACAAGTGGCTGATAATAATACTAGTCAAACGGAAGTCAAGGAAGGGACTCCTACCTTTTTTCCATGTGGAGAAGAAGTGGACCCCACTCGCACACTTAGTGGAAATTTTAAGGCATGTGAAGATCCCGTGTCAAGTCAGAATGGCTTGGGGGAGAGAATAACACACAATTGGGCCTTTCTAAAGAGACTTCGGAGATGGCATTGGTCAGGCCTGTGGGGGAAAACTTGGGCAATCCAGTCAACCCAATTTCGAACCCACATCACTCTCCTTGAGAAACGAAAATAATTTGGGAAAGGTATCTGAGAATCTCCCATCTTCAGAAGCACTAGACAATTCCGATGGTAGCAAAAGGGTGGTCGACGGAAAGAGCAATGACAAAATGTTTCTGATACTAGTACTTCATGGTGATCGATCGAAGCCCCCCTAGAAGAAAAGCATCTTCAAAAGGAAAATCTAAGAGCATCATGAGTAATATGGGGGGGTCTACCGCGGCTGCAAAGAAGAAGTTAAGGAGGTTTGTTCATGCACTAAGTCACTCAATTTCAGATTCTGATGTATTTAATTATAACAGACTGTTCTGGCTAAAGAATGTTGATTTAGAGGCCAAATTCTTGTGGGAGATGGGAAGGGAATTAGGGGTTTCCTGTAGAGGAAATGAGGATGAAATAATTCAACGAATGGTGGAGATGAAGCAAAAAGATGCGGAAAAAGGGAGGCCCTTCACAGCCAGTGGGGCTGGTTCCTGAGGGGTAAACATGTGGAATCGATAGTCCTGAGCTACAACGTCAGGGGTCTCGAGAGTATGGTCAAACACCGTGCTATACGGGAAATGGTGGCAAGGGAGAAGTTTGAGTTACTTATGATCCGGGAAACTAAATTACCTGAGGTTGATCAACGTATGTGTTCGTAAATTTGGGGGGATAACTATTTTAGCTGGCAAAGGAGCCCTGCTGGAAGTAGGTCTAGAGGGTTACAATGTGTATGGAATTCAGGGTGTGTGATAATTTTGTTGGGGGATAACCACTGCTGGGACAAGCTTCATTATACTGAGAGGTGATTGGGGTCCCTTCAACTTGCAGTGTGTTGTGGTGAATGTATATGCGCAGTGGCGGAGCCAAGACTTTTGTAGAGCCTGGGCAAGTTAAGCCTAAGGTAGTGTTTGACCCGACTTTTTTTTGTCtgaaaagttacttttaagtaAAAGTGGAAAATAAGATCTTTTAGAAAAAAGTAAAAGTTGTTTgtcagtttttttaattttttataacttaaaaattgcttttaatttaaaatctaTTAGTTAGTTATTAAATTCACAACACTAGGTGGTTGAGGTGACATGATGGTGGAGGGTCAGGTAGCGCCGGTGTTGGAGGTCGGTGTTACCTATTGGCAGTGGTAGCGGTGGCGGTGGTTGTTAtcggtggtggaggtggtggcagtggtggtgatggtggaggcgATAGTAGAAGGGGTTATGAAGGAACAGTTGGCGGAAATGGCGGTGGTAGTGGTTGGGAGGCGGCAGTGGTGGTGACGGTGCATGTTTATGGCGGTAGtaatggtggtggcggtgaacGTTTGTTGTGGAGGTGATGGTagaggtggagggtggtggtaacAATGGAGGTGATGTTCGTGGTAGCAGTGaaagtggtggtgttggtggcaaTGGAGGTGATGGCGGTGGTAATGATGGTGGTGAATGGTTGTGATGgtagagatggtggtggtggtgatgacggtggagggtggcagcaacgatggtggtggtgaacgGTTGTGGTGGAGTTGATAGTAGaggtggtgatgatgatggtggtggaggatggagggtggtggtaacAATGGAGTGATTGTGGTAGTGGCAATgaatatggtggtggtggtggcaatagaggtggtggcggtggtggtgggggtTGTCGTGGAGGTGGCAACGATGGTGGTAATGGACAATTATGGTGGAGGTGAtgtagaggtggtggtggtggagggtggaggtaGTAATGGAtgttatggtggtggtggcaatggcggcggcgacggcggtggtggtggtggttgcggcgaaggaggtggtggtcgtggtggtggtggacggTTGTGGTGGAGGTGATGGTAGAAGTGGTGGTTGTGGTAGAGGATGGAGGTGATCTCTCAACAGCTTACTTGAAAAAAGCTCCCTCATTTAACTTTTtacttaaaagtcacttttcatattttctttgtaaaagaATAAGTAAATTATAAGTAACTTATTTCTTAAGAGCTTATTATCAAGTGTGTTTGGCTCAACTTTtcttaaaagtaacttaaaagTCAAAAATAAGTCGGgccaaacgctacctaagtGTCTAATTTAAAGACCATAATCAGATGTTCGGATATCCAACATGTAAAATGTCAATTTCTGAAAGGGATATAGCAATAGCGGAAGGGTGAACTTACACTAAAAATTCCTTTAAATACAGTCAATCTCTTTAGACACTTCCATATTTAAGATCAGTTCACTATATACTTTACCATGCCACAAGTAAAACTTTGACACTTTCAGGAGTTTTTGTAGGCAAATGCAAACTAGTAGTCTATGTAGGAAACAACTTACCACCACTCGATTTCTAGAATTGGATccttgagtttttatttaaccAGAACCCTCTCTGTTATTTCTATTAAGTTTGGATTTATATCTGGAAACTACACTTGTTTGGCTTTCTGCTCCTTTTCTTGAGCTTCTCCAAATTTACTCTGAATTTACTTTGCTCCTTTGGATTTCAAGACTTGATGGCTTTTCAACACGGAGAGAGGGTACAAATGATTTATTCTTTGAACCCAAAGGAGTGATTCCTTGAGAATCTGGGGTAGAAGTTTTATTCAACTGCACAACCAAAAGCACAACACTTAATGCATTCAGAGGAACATATATAATTAAGGGAAAACTATGGAAATGGTCCCTGATGTTTGAGCGAGcgctggttttggtccctccccgGAGTAACTTCCGGAAATGGTCCCTCCGGTGGCCAAAACCACCGCGCCTGAGTTTTGCACCGGCCACCATGCACACATGGCcacgccacgtcaattaatgagatgacgtggcatttttttttgttttaaaataaaaaaactaaaaacccTTAAATTAACTAATCCTAATCTAATATAAACAAAATCACTAATCCTAATCCTAATAATCCATCCCTTCTCTATTTTGACCCACCCATTATCCATCCCTTATCCCTAACCTTCTTCTGGCTGGAACTGCGACTGAGTTTTGGTTGTCACGGTGGCTGCGACTGGTGCAGGTGAGAGAACGACGAGACTGTTGCGCCTAAAAGGTTGGTCcctttcttcctttgttttcgAAACCACCGCGCCTAATGAGTGGATTCCATTTCGAAAATACTCCctttctattttgggttttcaTCTCAAAATGTTGATTCACTGTTTAGGGTTCTTCACTTTAGGGTTTTTCAATGATTCAACATCAGTGGTAGTAAAGACATAATTTATTGGAATTTTTGCTTATGTTGTTGTAGGATATGACATTCACAGTTGTTGTGCACCATTCTGGGTTGTTTTCTTCGGACCCACACCCTCATTACAGAGAGGGACGAGTGACAACCGTTACTGATGTTGATCTGGACAAGTGGGGTTACCTTGAAtgtattgatattgttgagaaTATGGGGTATAGAGAAGGCAAGTTCAAGCTATGGTGGAGGACACAAGATGATGCCATTGCTAGCAAATTTCGCCCTTTGTTGACCGATAATGATGCTATGGTGCTGGGCACATATGCAGTTGACAATAGAGGGTTAGCCCACATGTTTGTGgagcatgatgatgatgagctgACTATTACTCCATATGCCACCCAACCAACCAAGAACCCTGAAAAACCCTGTAAGCCTCAATCTCATAAGCCTCCATCTCAGAAGCCTCCATCTCAGAAGGTAGGTCCATTTTCTCTTCCACCAAAGAAGGATGGTCCACGTATGCTGTTACCAAAGCAGGATGGTCCACGTATGATGTTACCAAAGAAGGATGGTCCACGTATGATGTTACCAAAGAATTTTGTTCCACCAAAGAAGGCTACTCCAGCCAATAGACCTGCTACATAGCCTCTTAGAAGGTCAAATAGAGTGCAATGGCTTGggagagaaaaaaagaaaaatagccAGCCTGCATTTGTGGTGTTGTCTAGTGATGAAGAAGACATTGGTGCTGAAAGTGAAGTGGTTCCTAATGGTCAAGGTGGACTAGGAAGCCaaatgggtggttagagtcaaGTTATTAATGAGGCTATAAGGGTGCAACAGCTTGGTGAAGAATTGGGGCAACCTAATGTTGCAGGTTTgactctcttttcttttcaattgTCAATTTCCTACTTCCCTTAATTATATGTCATACAATTTCCTTCCCTAAATTATGTGTCATTATTTGAAGTGCAAGCTGATGATCAAGTCCCTGAGAACATGCTTAGTGGTGACATGCTATGTGGTGATAAATTTGAAGTTGTTAATGAAGCTGTGGGGGTGCAGAAGCAAGAAAGTAATGTTGCAGGTGTGATATTTACTTCCTTTGAATTGTGAATTTAAATTGGGGTTGGATTGTGAATTGTGAATTTCAATATCTAACTGagagtttttattttaagtgcAAGGTGATGATCAAGTACCTGATAACATCCCACATGTTGAGCAAGGTGGACAAGAAGAAGAGGACATTGATTTTGGTTATGAGTCTGAGACTGATGGGGAGGATTCTGTGCAGGATATTCACTTTAGTGATTCTGAGGAAGAGAGGGCAGTAGACAAGGATGATGGCTTTCAGAATAACAATATTGGCATTGCTGAGTCTTTGTTGAATGAACAGCTGAGGAAGATGCAGGGAGGGACATATCAAATTGCTGGGAGTGGGCCTAGTGTGATCCTTGGTGATGCTGATGGTGGAACCGGTTTACACAGTGACCATGAAATGGAGAATGCCTATGATTCTGAGGACCTAGGTAGTGTGTCTggcagtgatgatgatgatatgctACAGGAGAACAGAAATTTCACACAGTTTCACGAGGAAGACTTGAGGGAGGATTTCAAGTTCCAGCTTGGGATGGAATTCAGATCATTGAAACAATTTAAAGATGCTGTCAGGGATCATACTGTGCTGAATGGTAGGCAGATAAGGACTGTGAAAAATGATGGCATTAGGTACAGAATCAAGTGTAGGAGAGAAGATTGTGCTTTCGTCATGCTTTGTAGTAAAGTTGGTGGAAAGGCAACTTTTAGTATCAaaacaatgataggaccacataCCTGTCCTAGAGTGTTCAATAACAAGTCTGCATCAAGTAAGTGGGTTGCTAAGAAGTTGACTGAGAAGGTAAGGAATTCAAGGAAGCTCAGGCTGACTGATGTGCAAGATGAGGTCAAGGTGGCATTTTGTGCTGGAATCACAAGATGGAGAGCCTGGAAGGGAAGACAGATGGCCATGGAGATTGTAGAGGGAGATGCTAGTAGACAGTATCATCTTCTGTATCGGTTTAGTGCAGAGCTCATTAGTAAGTCCAGAGGAAACACATGTAAGATTGGCATTGAAAGGTTTCCTGGAGCCTTACATCCTAGGTTTCAGAGATTTTACATGTGTTTGGAGGGTTGCAAGAAGGGGTTTGTTGAAGGGTGCAGGCCATTTATAGGGTTGGATGGTTGCCATTTGAAGACACAGTTTGGGGGAATCTTACTGTGTGCTGTGGCCAGGGACCCCAATGATCAGTATTTCCCCTTGGCTTTTGCAGTTGTTGAATCAGAATGCAAGGAGAGCTGGAGATGGTTCCTTGAAATTTTATTAGATGATATTGGGGCAGATAGGAGGTGGATATTCATTTCTGATCAACAGAAGGTAAAATGTCAATTTCACTAACTGTCCATTTCACTAATTTCCTTGTTGAACCCATTTATGAAGTGTCCTAAAAGGTCAATGCTAACAGTGAAAACACTGTTGTTGAGGGAGATGCAAGTGGTAGTCAAGTGCTTGATCCTACTCAGATAAATTCCAATGTAAGTAACCTGCACAGATCTATCCATTATCATTGAAGTTCCATTTTTTATTGTACAATTAATTGAGTTGTAGCCTTGTGTGCAggtgagaaagaataaaaggggAGCTTTTAAGAAAAATACCTCTGCCCCTGCTGAAGAACAATCTCAGATTGTATAAATCTTGCCCAGATCTAAATTTACATAGACATACCTTTGAGCTGTTGTTATGGAGCTTTGATATTCTTATTCTTGAATGCAGGCAAGTATCACACAGgatcaaggtactgatgctgcTGAAGCTTCTGGACAAGTCAAGAGGACTAAAAGAGCTAGAGGACCTTCAAAGAACAAAACCTCAACCCCTGCTCAAGACCAAACTCAAAGGGTAATAATTCTACTCAGATC
This portion of the Lotus japonicus ecotype B-129 chromosome 3, LjGifu_v1.2 genome encodes:
- the LOC130744410 gene encoding extensin-like, producing the protein MTEVRTRARDYIIEEEDDACKRKRLKAAKVSLVRKQIQDKEASNVLKVKEVGQLIKEFKGKPLYSRKDSMERKHSRQATNFRRRKRPKGNTGDESAKSLLEAKVAETGEDGEYGIDPWHDVKGRSKWCEYHNLGGHKTSNCLSLKGQVRQLIRARQPRVAGHGLDKDSMKRAPNAVKTHSLSQRKRQYSAEKPVKTHSHLHLPKFISPSHHSTLNPATCEAATSTPTPTTCNLTLTPKHQPAATSPSPTCNLTLPQIPTRCNLTLTHLQPHLHPQTPTCNLTLTLTRTLQISPSPAALNPNTHPPATSPSLTPPPPTPQPATCNLTPSPQPETQPPSRKREREKEEI